In a genomic window of Candidatus Hydrogenedentota bacterium:
- a CDS encoding amidohydrolase family protein, translated as MFDVNVKIGHWPYRPVRDGDAVLAALMAMGVQTAAVSSLDAVHYLNPQDGNDALAAFLADRPDSGIRIVPLAVMRPGFSGWQDDLRRCIDEYGMRGILLHPNYHEYTLEDTEVAPILDEAARRGLPVFVQMSMEDVRRQFRPYKTQDVPPEAVGAFARAWPDVNIVALGLKFGQPEAVGEPWPENLYFDISNYEHLGELEHAVARFGAGRLLYGSNMPMFNPRANADKLRCAALDEADHDAIAFRNAERILGSLP; from the coding sequence ATGTTTGATGTCAACGTGAAGATCGGGCATTGGCCTTACCGTCCCGTGAGAGACGGCGACGCCGTATTGGCGGCCTTGATGGCAATGGGCGTCCAAACCGCCGCCGTTTCGTCGCTCGACGCGGTCCACTACCTGAATCCGCAAGACGGCAACGACGCCTTGGCCGCGTTTTTGGCGGATCGCCCGGATAGCGGGATCCGGATTGTTCCCTTGGCTGTTATGCGCCCCGGTTTTTCAGGCTGGCAGGATGATTTGCGGCGGTGTATTGACGAATACGGCATGCGAGGCATCCTCCTGCATCCCAATTATCACGAATACACGCTGGAAGATACGGAAGTCGCGCCGATACTGGACGAGGCGGCCCGGCGCGGTCTGCCGGTTTTTGTGCAGATGTCCATGGAAGATGTACGCCGGCAATTTCGTCCGTACAAGACCCAGGACGTACCTCCGGAAGCGGTTGGGGCATTTGCACGCGCATGGCCGGATGTCAATATCGTGGCGCTCGGTCTCAAATTCGGCCAGCCGGAAGCCGTAGGCGAGCCATGGCCGGAAAACCTGTACTTCGACATCTCGAACTACGAACACTTGGGCGAACTTGAACACGCCGTCGCGCGTTTCGGCGCGGGCCGCCTCCTCTACGGATCGAACATGCCGATGTTCAACCCGCGCGCCAACGCCGATAAACTCCGTTGTGCCGCGCTCGATGAGGCGGACCACGACGCGATTGCGTTCCGAAACGCCGAACGGATCCTTGGGAGCCTTCCATGA
- a CDS encoding PaaI family thioesterase, which produces MDGTNHRKYLPNSHPCFVCGEANHAGLQVRFYVEDDEVRARWNAREHHCGYEHTVHGGVIAALLDECMAWAAARAITRSCVTGELTVRYLRPVPDSQDLTARAKAEKVSRRLVVVSGWLAGDDGVEYARATGKFLPLSAEETLLVDDNLIYRGGEERLFDELRAQVRGSATRT; this is translated from the coding sequence ATGGACGGAACCAACCATCGAAAGTATCTGCCCAATTCGCATCCCTGTTTCGTCTGCGGCGAAGCGAACCATGCGGGATTGCAAGTCCGGTTTTACGTCGAGGACGACGAAGTACGCGCGCGCTGGAACGCCCGCGAACATCATTGCGGCTACGAGCATACCGTGCACGGCGGCGTGATCGCGGCCCTGCTCGACGAGTGCATGGCATGGGCCGCCGCGCGCGCCATCACGCGATCGTGCGTGACCGGCGAACTCACCGTGCGTTATCTCCGGCCCGTACCCGATTCGCAAGACTTGACTGCACGCGCCAAAGCGGAAAAGGTCTCGCGCCGGCTCGTTGTCGTCAGCGGATGGCTGGCCGGTGACGATGGCGTCGAATATGCGCGCGCAACCGGCAAGTTCCTGCCGTTGTCCGCCGAGGAGACATTGCTGGTTGACGACAACCTCATCTACCGCGGCGGCGAGGAGCGTCTTTTCGACGAACTCCGCGCCCAAGTTCGGGGGAGCGCAACGCGAACGTGA
- the arfB gene encoding alternative ribosome rescue aminoacyl-tRNA hydrolase ArfB, with translation MISIAPDIVLDEKELAFSFIRASGPGGQNVNKVATAVQLRFDAKASPSLPPHVRRRLLGLAGKRATEAGLIIIEARRHRTQEQNRFDAVDRLVRLIAAAARPPKPRKKTKPTKAARQRRMNEKRQRGETKKMRAAITDHRD, from the coding sequence ATGATTTCGATTGCGCCCGATATCGTTCTCGACGAGAAGGAACTGGCGTTTTCCTTCATTCGCGCATCGGGGCCGGGCGGCCAGAACGTCAACAAGGTCGCAACGGCCGTTCAACTTCGATTCGACGCGAAAGCCAGTCCCTCGCTTCCGCCGCATGTTCGGAGGCGTCTTCTCGGCCTTGCCGGAAAACGGGCCACCGAGGCGGGGCTTATCATAATCGAAGCGCGCCGCCATCGCACACAGGAACAAAACCGGTTCGACGCCGTCGATCGGCTGGTTCGATTGATCGCGGCGGCGGCCCGGCCCCCCAAGCCCCGAAAAAAGACAAAGCCCACCAAGGCCGCCCGGCAGCGGCGCATGAATGAAAAGCGACAGCGCGGCGAAACGAAAAAAATGCGCGCCGCGATAACCGATCATCGCGATTGA
- the nadE gene encoding NAD(+) synthase, giving the protein MRLVRIGVGSVSVKVGDFVENGCRLAAVVGEARRRGVHLLVLPELAISGYSLGDRIWWPDVARRSWYALGTLAKECSGIDVFVGLPVRKDAMVYNAMALIHDGRVRGMILKKFLPTYSIFYEGRNWAPWMEGVTEINGVPAGDLVFRLPYGMVSGEICEDLWSANSPAQTRAMAGAEIICNSSASPFTPGKNEQRRRLVRNAAENLACVYAYANLLGCDSSRLVFDGGGFVASPDRLVVEGPALSKAAWTLADGIVDLDAVDRARAENSTWRQAVVFGKGTNGTAIVDVSQGSFEPAPLADYAAGMPRSFFDAEPQPAGASPEQYLDELFDALVLGLRDYFEKVGVFQRFLVALSGGRDSALCLLMAVHAAKALKEGREADQYAERIRAVYLPNKAYSSSATEQAARSLAEELGVPFQVVSIEDEVEVAMKKAAELAGGADRITPLAQQNLQARVRGSMMLNWANSVGGLLLVTSNLSEAAVGYTTTGGDNQGGYSPIANVPKTVISRLLEYLARRDGIQSLRQVLDIPPSAELAPDQRDEDDLMPYVVLDDLLYLFAKRRMTLVDCWRVLCHRYAEHGAEQLRAWTMDFGKRFVYNQWKRDQHPVTMKVMDLDLDPKTGFRFPVTQSIQQELDDLMQASL; this is encoded by the coding sequence ATGAGACTGGTGCGTATTGGCGTCGGGTCCGTTTCGGTGAAGGTAGGCGATTTCGTGGAAAACGGCTGCCGGCTGGCGGCGGTGGTCGGCGAGGCGCGCCGGCGCGGCGTTCACCTGCTGGTGTTGCCGGAATTGGCCATCTCGGGGTACAGTCTGGGCGACCGGATTTGGTGGCCGGACGTGGCGCGCCGGAGTTGGTACGCGCTGGGGACTCTCGCGAAAGAATGCAGCGGCATAGACGTGTTTGTCGGATTGCCGGTTCGCAAGGACGCGATGGTATACAACGCGATGGCGCTGATTCACGACGGGCGGGTCCGGGGCATGATCCTGAAGAAATTCCTGCCGACGTACAGCATATTCTATGAGGGCCGCAATTGGGCGCCGTGGATGGAAGGCGTCACGGAGATCAACGGTGTTCCCGCGGGCGACCTTGTTTTCCGGCTGCCGTATGGTATGGTCAGCGGCGAAATCTGCGAGGATCTGTGGTCGGCGAATTCGCCCGCACAGACCCGCGCGATGGCCGGAGCCGAGATCATCTGCAACAGCAGCGCATCGCCGTTCACGCCGGGCAAGAACGAGCAGCGCCGGAGGCTGGTTCGCAATGCGGCGGAAAATCTCGCGTGCGTGTACGCCTACGCGAACCTGCTGGGTTGTGACAGCAGCCGTCTGGTATTCGATGGCGGCGGATTCGTGGCTTCGCCGGACCGTCTGGTCGTCGAGGGGCCGGCGTTGTCGAAGGCGGCGTGGACGCTGGCGGACGGCATCGTTGACTTGGATGCCGTGGACCGGGCGCGCGCGGAGAATTCGACATGGCGGCAGGCCGTTGTCTTCGGCAAGGGAACAAACGGCACGGCGATTGTTGATGTCTCGCAGGGATCCTTCGAACCGGCGCCGCTGGCGGATTACGCGGCCGGCATGCCGCGCAGTTTCTTCGACGCCGAACCGCAACCGGCAGGTGCTTCACCGGAGCAGTATCTCGACGAACTGTTCGATGCGCTGGTACTGGGACTGCGCGATTATTTCGAGAAGGTCGGCGTTTTTCAGCGATTTCTGGTGGCGTTGTCCGGTGGACGCGACAGCGCGCTGTGTCTCTTGATGGCCGTCCATGCGGCCAAGGCGCTGAAGGAGGGCCGCGAAGCGGATCAATATGCCGAACGCATTCGCGCCGTCTACCTTCCCAACAAGGCATACAGCAGCAGCGCCACCGAACAAGCCGCGCGGTCGCTTGCGGAGGAATTGGGCGTGCCGTTCCAGGTTGTGTCCATCGAGGACGAGGTCGAGGTGGCCATGAAGAAGGCCGCCGAACTTGCCGGAGGCGCGGACCGGATCACGCCGCTCGCCCAACAAAACCTTCAGGCGCGCGTACGCGGCAGCATGATGCTGAACTGGGCGAACAGTGTCGGCGGATTGCTGCTGGTCACGTCGAATCTCAGCGAGGCGGCGGTCGGCTACACCACGACGGGCGGCGACAACCAGGGCGGCTATTCGCCGATCGCCAACGTGCCCAAGACGGTCATCAGCCGTCTGCTCGAATACCTCGCGCGCCGCGACGGCATTCAATCGCTCAGACAGGTGCTCGATATTCCGCCAAGCGCCGAACTCGCGCCCGATCAGCGCGACGAGGACGATCTCATGCCGTATGTCGTGCTCGACGATCTCCTGTATCTTTTCGCGAAACGGCGCATGACGCTCGTGGATTGCTGGCGCGTGCTTTGCCACCGGTATGCGGAGCATGGCGCGGAGCAACTGCGCGCGTGGACGATGGATTTCGGCAAGCGGTTCGTGTACAACCAGTGGAAGCGCGATCAGCATCCCGTCACGATGAAAGTGATGGACCTCGATCTCGATCCGAAGACGGGTTTCCGGTTCCCCGTCACGCAAAGCATCCAACAGGAACTCGACGATCTCATGCAGGCGTCGTTGTAA
- a CDS encoding amidohydrolase family protein gives MIIDCHVHILNAEDSHLRELIAAADRCGIDKLCITSLGRTWAEFPPVQDLEDAASDIADACANYPERFIGGVYVSAEHVEASLTLLRRHLVPGGCRFVKLWVSQFADDPRLDPIAECCIERNAPILAHAWIKATGNMAKESTCHHVVHLARRFPDLRIWLAHASGRWEEAARIVCGAPNVGMDISGGEPEDGIVQSLLKHIGPDRLFFGSDAPGRNMAVQMSKVHSAGLGEHEQAMILGENVRRWLDV, from the coding sequence GTGATCATAGACTGTCATGTACACATCCTGAACGCGGAAGACTCGCATTTGCGGGAACTAATCGCTGCCGCCGATCGTTGCGGGATAGACAAACTGTGCATTACGTCGCTCGGACGGACGTGGGCCGAGTTTCCCCCGGTACAAGACCTCGAAGACGCCGCCTCGGATATCGCGGACGCGTGCGCAAACTATCCCGAACGATTTATCGGCGGTGTCTATGTGAGCGCGGAGCATGTCGAGGCGTCGTTGACGTTGTTGCGGCGGCATCTCGTGCCGGGCGGCTGCCGGTTCGTGAAACTGTGGGTGTCTCAATTCGCGGACGATCCCCGGCTGGATCCGATTGCCGAATGCTGCATCGAACGCAACGCGCCGATCCTCGCGCATGCCTGGATCAAGGCGACCGGCAACATGGCCAAGGAATCTACGTGCCATCATGTCGTCCATCTTGCGAGGCGCTTTCCGGACCTTCGCATCTGGCTCGCACACGCGAGCGGGCGATGGGAAGAGGCCGCTCGCATCGTGTGCGGCGCGCCGAACGTCGGCATGGACATTTCAGGCGGCGAACCGGAAGACGGCATCGTGCAGTCGTTGCTGAAACACATCGGACCGGATCGCCTTTTTTTCGGTTCGGATGCGCCGGGACGCAACATGGCTGTACAAATGAGCAAGGTTCACTCCGCGGGGTTGGGTGAACACGAACAGGCGATGATCCTCGGTGAAAACGTGAGGCGCTGGCTCGATGTTTGA